Proteins encoded within one genomic window of Kibdelosporangium phytohabitans:
- a CDS encoding phosphoadenylyl-sulfate reductase: protein MTTATEELRDLAEKASAELADASAAEALEWTARTFGDSWILASNMQDAVLIDLAAKAKPDFDVLFLQTGYHFPETIGLRDAVAATYSGINVVNALPDKTVAEQDAEEGPDLWQRAPDRCCAMRKVVPLRRTLANYDAWVTGVRRVDAPTRADTPIVQWDDRNGLVKINPIAPWTDEEFREYIDRNGILENLLVAEGYLSIGCAPCTAKVAPGADPRSGRWAGQSKTECGLHG from the coding sequence GTGACCACAGCGACCGAGGAGTTGAGAGATCTGGCGGAGAAGGCGTCGGCCGAACTGGCCGACGCGAGTGCCGCCGAGGCGTTGGAGTGGACCGCGCGGACGTTCGGCGACAGCTGGATCCTGGCCTCCAACATGCAGGACGCGGTGCTGATCGACCTGGCGGCCAAGGCGAAGCCGGACTTCGACGTGCTGTTCCTGCAGACCGGCTACCACTTCCCGGAGACCATCGGTCTGCGGGACGCCGTCGCCGCGACCTACTCGGGCATCAACGTGGTCAACGCTCTGCCGGACAAGACCGTCGCGGAGCAGGACGCCGAGGAGGGCCCGGACCTGTGGCAGCGTGCGCCGGACCGGTGCTGCGCGATGCGCAAGGTCGTGCCGCTGCGGCGGACGTTGGCCAACTACGACGCGTGGGTCACCGGCGTGCGCCGGGTGGACGCGCCGACCAGGGCGGACACCCCGATCGTGCAGTGGGACGACCGCAACGGGCTGGTGAAGATCAACCCGATCGCCCCGTGGACCGACGAGGAGTTCCGCGAGTACATCGACCGCAACGGGATCCTGGAGAACCTGCTGGTGGCGGAGGGGTATCTGTCCATCGGCTGCGCGCCGTGCACGGCGAAGGTGGCGCCGGGCGCGGATCCCCGCAGCGGCCGGTGGGCGGGCCAGTCCAAGACCGAGTGCGGACTGCACGGCTGA
- a CDS encoding sulfate adenylyltransferase subunit 1: MSDLLRLATAGSVDDGKSTLVGRLLYDTKSVLADQLDAVHRASADRGLSTPDLSLLVDGLRSEREQGITIDVAYRYFATPKRSFVLADTPGHVQYTRNTVTGASTAQLGILLVDARNGVVEQTRRHAAVLALLGVPRLVLAVNKIDLVGYDESSFKRTAKEFAAHAGALGYADSEVLTIPVSALVGDNVVERSGNTSWYTGPTLLEYLETVPVEPDPHHVPFRFPVQYVIRPRTPEYPDYRGYAGQVAAGTITPGEEIVVLPSGSRSIVERIDTPDGELAEATAGQSVTLVLSHDLDISRGDLISVASAPPVVADEFGATLCWLADKALRPNARVLVKHGTKTTQAFVTELISRFDEQKLSSVELPESLQLNEIGQVRIRTAEPLPVDDYTASRRTGAFLVIDASDGTTLAAGLVGAPLPVRDAFNPGP; the protein is encoded by the coding sequence ATGAGCGATCTACTGCGGCTCGCGACCGCCGGCAGTGTGGACGACGGGAAGTCCACGCTGGTCGGACGGTTGCTGTACGACACGAAGTCGGTGCTGGCCGACCAGTTGGACGCGGTGCACCGCGCGAGCGCGGACCGCGGCCTGTCCACACCGGACCTGTCGCTGCTGGTGGACGGGCTGCGGTCGGAACGGGAACAGGGCATCACGATCGACGTGGCGTACCGGTACTTCGCCACGCCCAAGCGCTCCTTCGTACTCGCCGACACTCCCGGACACGTCCAGTACACGCGCAACACCGTGACGGGCGCTTCGACGGCGCAGCTGGGGATTCTGCTCGTCGACGCGCGTAACGGCGTCGTCGAGCAAACACGCAGGCACGCGGCGGTGCTCGCGTTGTTGGGAGTGCCGAGGCTGGTTCTGGCTGTCAACAAAATCGACCTGGTCGGCTACGACGAGTCGAGCTTCAAACGGACCGCCAAGGAATTCGCCGCGCATGCCGGCGCGTTGGGATACGCCGATTCCGAAGTGCTCACCATTCCGGTGTCGGCACTCGTCGGTGACAACGTGGTGGAACGGTCCGGCAACACGTCTTGGTATACCGGGCCGACGTTGCTGGAGTACTTGGAAACAGTTCCGGTGGAACCGGATCCGCACCATGTACCGTTCCGTTTCCCCGTGCAGTACGTGATTCGCCCACGTACTCCCGAGTATCCCGATTATCGCGGCTATGCCGGGCAGGTCGCCGCGGGGACCATCACGCCCGGCGAAGAGATCGTCGTGCTGCCATCCGGATCGCGCAGCATCGTCGAACGCATCGACACCCCGGACGGCGAACTGGCCGAAGCGACAGCCGGCCAGTCCGTCACCCTTGTCCTTTCCCACGATCTGGATATCTCGCGGGGGGACTTGATTTCTGTCGCGAGTGCTCCCCCGGTGGTCGCCGACGAGTTCGGGGCGACGCTGTGCTGGTTGGCGGACAAGGCTTTGCGCCCGAACGCACGGGTACTGGTGAAGCACGGGACAAAGACGACCCAGGCGTTCGTGACCGAATTGATCTCGCGTTTCGACGAACAAAAGCTGTCCAGTGTGGAGTTGCCCGAATCGTTGCAATTGAATGAGATCGGTCAGGTTAGGATTCGCACCGCGGAACCGTTGCCCGTTGACGACTACACCGCCAGTCGACGAACCGGGGCATTCCTGGTCATCGACGCGAGTGACGGAACCACATTGGCCGCAGGTCTCGTCGGCGCACCGTTGCCCGTCCGAGACGCATTCAACCCCGGACCCTGA
- the cysD gene encoding sulfate adenylyltransferase subunit CysD, translating to MTLALDRKTGNLDALESEAIHIFREVAGEFDRPVILFSGGKDSTLLLHLAIKAFWPAPVPFPLLHVDTGHNFEEVIDFRDRVVAKHGLRLHVAHVQDWIDDGRLTERPDGTRNPLQTVPLLDSITEQKFDAVFGGGRRDEERARAKERIFSLRNAFGQWEPRRQRPELWNLYNGRHRPGEHVRVFPLSNWTELDVWNYIAREKIELPDIYYAHEREVYLRDGMWLAEGPWGGPRAGETLERRTIRYRTVGDGSCTGAVDSDARTIQDVIAEVAASRLTERGATRADDRLSEAAMEDRKREGYF from the coding sequence GTGACGCTCGCACTTGACCGGAAGACGGGGAACCTCGACGCGCTGGAATCGGAAGCGATCCACATCTTCCGCGAGGTGGCAGGCGAGTTCGACCGGCCGGTGATCCTGTTCTCCGGCGGCAAGGACTCGACACTGCTGCTGCACCTGGCGATCAAGGCCTTCTGGCCGGCGCCGGTGCCGTTCCCGCTGTTGCACGTGGACACCGGGCACAACTTCGAGGAGGTCATCGACTTCCGCGACCGGGTGGTGGCCAAACACGGCCTGCGCCTGCACGTCGCGCACGTCCAGGACTGGATCGACGACGGCAGGCTGACCGAACGCCCGGACGGCACCCGCAACCCGTTGCAGACCGTGCCGCTGCTGGACAGCATCACCGAGCAGAAGTTCGACGCGGTCTTCGGCGGTGGCCGCCGTGACGAGGAACGGGCGCGGGCCAAGGAACGGATATTCAGCTTGCGCAACGCGTTCGGCCAGTGGGAGCCGCGCAGGCAGCGTCCCGAATTGTGGAACCTGTACAACGGCAGGCACCGTCCGGGAGAGCATGTCCGGGTGTTCCCGCTGTCGAACTGGACCGAACTGGACGTCTGGAACTACATCGCTCGCGAGAAGATCGAGCTGCCGGACATCTACTACGCGCACGAGCGCGAGGTCTACCTGCGCGACGGCATGTGGCTCGCCGAAGGACCGTGGGGCGGTCCCCGTGCGGGCGAGACGCTGGAACGCCGGACGATCCGGTACCGCACAGTCGGTGACGGATCGTGCACCGGTGCGGTCGATTCGGACGCCAGGACCATTCAAGACGTGATCGCCGAGGTCGCCGCGTCCCGGCTGACCGAACGCGGCGCGACCCGCGCGGACGACCGGCTGTCCGAAGCGGCCATGGAGGATCGCAAACGGGAGGGGTACTTCTGA
- a CDS encoding nitrite/sulfite reductase — protein sequence MAPPTTTPKRAKQRRGEGQWALGYREPLNPNERSKKDDNPLNVRDRIENVYAHGGFDSIDPADLRGRFRWYGLYTQRKPGIDGGRTATLEPEELDDEYFMLRIRIDGGAVTTQQLAVIGEISQTYARDTADITDRQNIQYHWIRIEDMPVIWQKLEAAGMTTMEACGDSPRVILGSPVAGISRDEVIDGTPAIDAIKNTYIGDEAFSNLPRKFKTAISGLQDVAHEVHDVAFVGVVHPEHGPGFDVWVGGGLSTNPMLGKRLGAWVPLDDVPKVWEAVISVFRDYGYRRLRHRARIKFLVADWGPEKFRETMEEKYLGYKLLDGPAPEVPEVVLDHIGVHEQKDGRFYVGAAPIAGRVSGSTLVEVAKAAERAGSTRIRFTPQQKLLVLDVADTEVPALKTELTKLGLHTDPSPWRRGVMACTGIEFCKLAIVETKARAADLVAAMEQRLADVQAGVEHPVTVHINGCPNSCARIQTADIGLKGQIVTDADGNQVEGFQVHLGGGLGLDAGFGRKLRGHKVTATELADYVERLVRNYLKERSDGERFAQWVQRADEADLK from the coding sequence ATGGCTCCGCCAACCACCACCCCCAAGCGGGCCAAGCAGCGCCGGGGCGAGGGACAGTGGGCACTCGGTTACCGCGAACCGCTCAACCCGAACGAGCGCAGCAAGAAGGACGACAACCCGCTCAACGTCCGCGACCGGATCGAGAACGTCTACGCGCACGGCGGTTTCGACTCGATCGACCCCGCCGACCTGCGCGGCAGGTTCCGCTGGTACGGCCTCTACACCCAGCGCAAACCCGGCATCGACGGCGGCCGCACGGCCACGCTCGAGCCGGAGGAGCTGGACGACGAGTACTTCATGCTGCGCATCCGCATCGACGGCGGCGCGGTCACGACGCAGCAACTGGCCGTGATCGGCGAGATCTCCCAGACCTACGCCCGCGACACCGCGGACATCACCGACCGGCAGAACATCCAGTACCACTGGATCCGCATCGAGGACATGCCGGTGATCTGGCAGAAACTCGAAGCCGCCGGGATGACCACGATGGAGGCGTGCGGCGACAGCCCGCGTGTGATCCTCGGCTCACCCGTCGCGGGCATCTCCCGTGACGAAGTGATCGACGGCACACCGGCCATCGATGCGATCAAGAACACCTACATCGGTGACGAGGCGTTCTCGAACCTGCCGCGCAAGTTCAAGACCGCCATCTCCGGTCTGCAGGACGTCGCGCACGAGGTGCACGACGTGGCGTTCGTCGGGGTGGTGCACCCGGAGCACGGACCTGGTTTCGACGTGTGGGTCGGCGGTGGGTTGTCGACCAACCCGATGCTGGGCAAGCGGCTCGGCGCGTGGGTGCCGCTCGACGACGTGCCCAAGGTGTGGGAGGCGGTGATCAGCGTCTTCCGTGACTACGGCTACCGGAGGCTGCGGCACCGCGCCCGGATCAAGTTCCTCGTCGCCGACTGGGGTCCGGAGAAGTTCCGCGAGACCATGGAGGAGAAGTACCTCGGGTACAAGCTCCTCGACGGCCCCGCGCCGGAGGTCCCGGAGGTCGTTCTCGACCACATCGGCGTGCACGAGCAGAAGGACGGCCGGTTCTACGTCGGCGCCGCGCCGATCGCCGGGCGCGTCTCGGGCTCGACCCTCGTCGAGGTGGCCAAGGCCGCCGAACGCGCGGGTTCCACCAGGATCCGGTTCACCCCGCAGCAGAAGCTGCTCGTCCTGGACGTGGCCGACACCGAGGTCCCGGCGCTGAAGACCGAACTGACCAAGCTGGGCCTGCACACCGACCCGTCACCGTGGCGGCGCGGCGTGATGGCGTGCACCGGGATCGAGTTCTGCAAGCTGGCCATCGTCGAGACGAAGGCCCGCGCGGCGGACCTGGTCGCCGCGATGGAGCAGCGGCTGGCCGACGTCCAGGCGGGCGTCGAGCACCCGGTGACCGTGCACATCAACGGCTGCCCGAACTCCTGCGCCCGGATCCAGACCGCGGACATCGGCCTCAAGGGCCAGATCGTCACCGACGCGGACGGCAACCAGGTCGAGGGCTTCCAGGTGCACCTCGGCGGCGGGCTCGGCCTTGACGCCGGGTTCGGCCGGAAACTGCGTGGCCACAAGGTGACCGCGACCGAACTGGCCGACTACGTCGAGCGGCTCGTGCGCAACTACCTCAAGGAGCGCTCCGACGGTGAGCGGTTCGCGCAGTGGGTGCAGCGCGCCGACGAGGCTGATCTGAAATGA